Proteins encoded in a region of the Lepeophtheirus salmonis chromosome 6, UVic_Lsal_1.4, whole genome shotgun sequence genome:
- the yki gene encoding transcriptional coactivator YAP1: protein MSSPNRTTMNEESGTPGPIIHIRADSDSTLEDMFNVALKPQGSLLPLQVPLRMRKLPESFFRQPMHHGSPNHSRENSLDISGVAESPNTFPIHHSRAHSSPATLQQTLAVAQQQSPVSNHVRQTSYDQDLGPLPPGWEMAKTPQGQLYFMNHITKTTQWEDPRKQHYASAPPVPPAPPTPALSPAPQHGPIPQPYQSSPRSASPCHNNNASLVSLPPGWDQGETPGGEVYYINHATKKTTWFDPRIPIHHQRIPQKDSQRHNRLQRLENERRALQQRQVELKKCMEKNEQLKLVKRHNQEVLQQTQEMLMRQTLNGSSSDDQPSRNDIHNRQESADSGLGMGSNFNLGSIPEDITGMEMETDLDTTLTDRTPNPTSNNSNSSNTNNANNEQNADMDSDALIPSLTGDLGDELSNDIMQDVQSILSTNKGDNLTWL, encoded by the coding sequence ATGTCTTCCCCTAATAGAACTACGATGAACGAGGAGAGTGGGACTCCAGGCCCTATAATTCATATTCGTGCGGACTCTGATTCCACATTGGAGGACATGTTCAATGTGGCCCTGAAGCCCCAAGGCTCTCTTCTGCCTTTGCAGGTCCCTTTGCGTATGAGGAAACTGCCAGAGAGTTTTTTCCGTCAGCCCATGCATCATGGAAGTCCGAACCACAGTCGTGAGAACAGCCTGGACATATCTGGTGTGGCGGAGAGTCCCAACACATTCCCAATTCATCACAGCCGCGCTCACAGTTCTCCGGCCACGCTTCAACAAACCCTGGCTGTTGCTCAACAACAGTCCCCAGTCAGTAACCACGTGAGGCAAACCTCCTATGATCAGGATCTGGGACCACTTCCTCCGGGATGGGAAATGGCCAAAACACCGCAAGGACAACTCTACTTCATGAATCACATAACTAAAACCACGCAATGGGAAGATCCTCGAAAGCAGCACTATGCCTCCGCCCCTCCGGTCCCTCCTGCACCTCCTACGCCTGCTCTTTCTCCCGCCCCTCAACATGGACCCATCCCACAGCCTTACCAATCCTCACCACGATCCGCATCACCGTGCCATAATAACAACGCGAGCTTAGTATCTCTTCCTCCAGGATGGGATCAAGGAGAAACCCCTGGGGGGGAAGTGTATTACATTAATCACGCCACCAAAAAAACCACTTGGTTCGATCCTCGCATCCCTATTCATCATCAACGCATCCCACAAAAAGACTCTCAGCGACACAATCGGCTCCAAAGACTCGAGAACGAGAGAAGAGCCCTTCAGCAGCGACAGGTGGAACTCAAAAAATGCATGGAAAAGAATGAGCAGCTTAAGCTCGTGAAGCGACATAATCAAGAAGTTCTTCAGCAAACACAAGAAATGCTCATGCGACAAACCCTCAATGGTAGTAGTAGTGACGATCAACCTTCGCGGAATGATATTCACAATCGACAGGAGTCTGCGGACTCTGGTTTAGGCATGGGAAGCAATTTCAATTTAGGCAGCATACCCGAGGATATTACCGGCATGGAAATGGAAACGGATCTCGATACAACCCTCACAGATCGGACTCCTAATCCTACATCTAATAATAGTAATAGCAGCAACACTAACAACGCCAATAACGAGCAGAATGCTGACATGGATTCAGATGCTCTCATTCCCTCCCTCACGGGGGATTTGGGAGATGAACTCTCTAATGACATTATGCAAGACGTCCAGTCCATCCTGAGTACGAATAAAGGAGACAATCTCACCTGGCTCTAA